A genomic segment from Burkholderia plantarii encodes:
- a CDS encoding LysR family transcriptional regulator: protein MTRIRNPLNLAQLQAFVAAARHRSLRAAARELGVTQPAITHTIREIEHALNAELLVRTVRGVELTACGQALLPRAEQLLGDMRRAVEAVEQVKGELSGRVAVGAMPSIALTALPRAVQKFRATMPDVQLHLAEVTTPDALAQLSNGALDIAAIHHLPALDREFTQTPLLSTEFVIVMRAGHPLAKARGLAELLDAEWIVTVDADDFPHSVMMSMFTGHGLPLPRRLVRAPSSFSVTLGLVSRSDVIGCFTKPLADMVAPLGIRIAAIEETLPAYELSIISRRDLLPTPAVTQFVACLKQAAAEVDLL, encoded by the coding sequence ATGACCCGCATTCGCAATCCCCTGAACCTCGCGCAGCTGCAGGCCTTCGTGGCCGCCGCGCGTCACCGCAGCCTGCGCGCCGCCGCGCGCGAACTCGGCGTCACGCAGCCGGCCATCACGCACACGATCCGCGAGATCGAGCATGCGCTGAACGCCGAGCTGCTGGTGCGCACCGTGCGCGGCGTCGAGCTGACCGCCTGCGGCCAGGCGCTGCTGCCGCGCGCCGAGCAGCTGCTCGGCGACATGCGGCGCGCGGTGGAGGCGGTGGAGCAGGTGAAGGGCGAGCTGTCGGGACGCGTCGCGGTGGGCGCGATGCCGTCCATCGCGCTGACCGCGCTGCCGCGCGCGGTGCAGAAGTTCCGCGCGACGATGCCCGACGTGCAACTGCATCTGGCCGAGGTGACGACGCCCGACGCGCTCGCGCAGCTGAGCAACGGCGCGCTCGACATCGCCGCGATCCACCATCTGCCCGCGCTCGACCGCGAGTTCACGCAGACGCCGCTGCTGTCCACCGAGTTCGTGATCGTGATGCGCGCCGGGCACCCGCTCGCGAAGGCGCGCGGCCTCGCCGAGCTGCTGGACGCCGAATGGATCGTGACGGTGGATGCCGACGATTTCCCGCACAGCGTGATGATGTCGATGTTCACCGGCCACGGGCTGCCGCTGCCGCGCCGGCTGGTACGCGCGCCCTCGTCGTTCTCGGTCACGCTCGGGCTGGTGTCGCGCTCGGACGTGATCGGCTGCTTCACCAAGCCGCTCGCCGACATGGTCGCGCCGCTCGGCATCCGCATCGCCGCGATCGAGGAGACGCTGCCGGCCTACGAGCTGTCGATCATCTCGCGGCGCGATTTGCTGCCGACGCCGGCCGTGACGCAGTTCGTGGCGTGTTTGAAGCAGGCGGCGGCCGAGGTAGACCTTCTTTGA
- a CDS encoding GDSL-type esterase/lipase family protein: MTNAMPAWIEAPIRDALVRGAFELEPTERGVVLHRLPAWARAQCADPQLTMVEAQPSGVRLVFRTRATRLELDTLPTRYRYAGAPARPLGVYDLLVDGKLFAQASADGGERVVIDLGSGAATREAGAPATLRFAGLPAHDKRVEIWLPHNEATRLVALRADAGIEAIDATGAHDDGARRVWLHHGSSISQGSNAASPTGIWPALAAAAGGVELVNLGLGGSALLDPFVARTIRDARADLISLKLGINLVNADLMRLRALAPAVHGFLDTIRDGHPDTPLLVVSPIYCAIHEDTPGPGAFDLTALAAGKVSFRATGDPAERAAGKLTLRVIREVLRQVVQQRAAGDARLFHLDGLDLYGRDDFAELPLPDQLHPDAAAHRRIAERFAARVFGRGGVFSA; this comes from the coding sequence ATGACGAATGCCATGCCCGCCTGGATCGAAGCGCCGATCCGCGACGCGCTCGTGCGCGGCGCGTTCGAGCTCGAGCCGACCGAACGCGGTGTCGTGCTGCACCGCCTGCCCGCCTGGGCACGCGCGCAGTGCGCCGATCCGCAACTGACGATGGTCGAGGCGCAGCCTTCGGGCGTGCGGCTCGTGTTCCGCACGCGCGCCACGCGCCTGGAACTCGACACGCTGCCCACGCGCTACCGCTATGCCGGCGCGCCCGCGCGGCCGCTCGGCGTCTACGACCTGCTCGTCGACGGCAAGCTTTTCGCGCAGGCGAGCGCCGACGGCGGCGAGCGCGTGGTGATCGACCTCGGCAGCGGGGCGGCCACGCGCGAGGCGGGGGCGCCCGCCACGCTGCGCTTCGCGGGCCTGCCCGCGCATGACAAGCGCGTCGAGATCTGGCTGCCGCACAACGAGGCGACGCGGCTCGTCGCACTGCGCGCCGACGCGGGGATCGAGGCAATCGACGCGACCGGCGCGCACGACGACGGCGCGCGCCGCGTCTGGCTCCATCACGGCAGCTCGATCAGCCAGGGCTCGAACGCGGCGAGCCCCACCGGCATCTGGCCGGCGCTGGCCGCGGCGGCGGGCGGCGTCGAGCTCGTCAATCTCGGCCTCGGCGGCAGCGCGCTGCTCGACCCGTTCGTCGCGCGCACGATCCGCGACGCGCGCGCCGACCTGATCAGCCTGAAGCTCGGCATCAACCTCGTCAACGCCGACCTGATGCGGCTGCGCGCGCTCGCGCCGGCCGTGCATGGCTTTCTCGACACGATTCGCGACGGCCATCCGGATACGCCGCTGCTGGTGGTGTCGCCGATCTATTGCGCGATCCACGAGGACACGCCGGGGCCGGGCGCTTTCGACCTGACGGCGCTGGCGGCCGGCAAGGTCTCGTTTCGCGCGACCGGCGACCCGGCCGAACGCGCCGCCGGCAAGCTGACGCTGCGCGTGATACGCGAGGTGCTGCGCCAGGTCGTGCAGCAGCGCGCGGCCGGCGACGCGCGGCTGTTCCATCTCGACGGCCTCGACCTGTACGGCCGCGACGACTTCGCCGAACTGCCGCTGCCCGATCAGCTGCATCCCGACGCCGCCGCGCATCGCCGGATCGCCGAGCGCTTCGCCGCGCGCGTGTTCGGCCGCGGCGGCGTGTTCAGCGCGTGA
- a CDS encoding LysR family transcriptional regulator, whose translation MLDLRRLRYFVTVADELHFGRAALRLRIAQPPLTRHIAALESELGIRLFERSTRAVQLTREGALFLERARAVVEAASEAEAAARKLAQGMIGRIVIGYASSIPMSDAFSNLVRDAGDAMPEIELVFREVPTTHQRQQIADGTLDFAFGWAMATGRGWLADPADEPIRSRVVSREPLVAAVPAHGTHARQDALAFETLADETFVTFVAEYGSALNAALDTLAERAGFTPRGVPTASQITTLVSLVAAGRGIAIVPSFAAALRRPGVAYVPLAAPHVIEQTVTWREPCASGCVARFVELVKAVERERVDSPAAGTATKRSGRRVSR comes from the coding sequence ATGCTCGACCTGCGCCGACTCCGTTACTTCGTCACCGTCGCCGACGAGCTGCATTTCGGCCGCGCGGCGCTGCGCCTGCGCATCGCGCAGCCGCCGCTCACGCGCCATATCGCGGCGCTCGAAAGCGAGCTCGGGATTCGCCTGTTCGAACGCTCGACGCGCGCGGTACAGCTCACGCGCGAGGGCGCGCTGTTCCTCGAGCGCGCGCGCGCCGTGGTCGAGGCGGCGAGCGAGGCCGAGGCCGCCGCGCGCAAGCTCGCGCAGGGCATGATCGGGCGCATCGTGATCGGCTACGCGAGTTCGATTCCGATGTCGGATGCGTTCTCGAACCTGGTGCGCGACGCCGGCGACGCGATGCCCGAGATCGAACTGGTGTTTCGCGAGGTGCCGACCACGCATCAACGGCAGCAGATTGCGGACGGGACGCTGGACTTCGCTTTTGGGTGGGCCATGGCGACGGGGCGGGGCTGGCTGGCTGATCCGGCCGACGAGCCGATTCGTTCGCGGGTGGTGTCGCGCGAGCCGCTGGTGGCCGCGGTGCCGGCGCACGGCACGCATGCTCGCCAGGACGCGCTCGCGTTCGAGACGCTGGCGGATGAAACCTTCGTCACGTTCGTGGCGGAATACGGCTCCGCGCTGAACGCGGCGCTCGATACGCTGGCCGAGCGCGCCGGCTTCACGCCGCGCGGTGTTCCCACCGCCTCGCAGATCACCACGCTGGTGTCGCTGGTGGCCGCCGGGCGCGGCATCGCGATCGTGCCGAGCTTCGCCGCCGCGCTGCGGCGCCCCGGCGTCGCCTACGTGCCGCTCGCGGCGCCGCATGTGATCGAACAGACGGTGACGTGGCGCGAACCCTGTGCGTCCGGTTGCGTCGCGCGCTTCGTCGAACTCGTGAAGGCGGTTGAGCGGGAGCGGGTCGATAGCCCGGCTGCGGGCACGGCGACGAAGCGGTCCGGCCGTCGGGTGAGCCGGTAG
- a CDS encoding MFS transporter, which yields MSDKRDKTTIRAAFFLCGFAAFLNLYSTQGILRELAAAFAVSAERAGQGVSATTLAVAIIAPFAGTLSARFARRRVIAWAAIAVALPALGCAHAGGFGAFLAARFAAGALVPFIFAISIAYLGELFSAATATEIGALFVAGTTLGGFAGRFVTNSLTGLLGWRHALDVVAPLCLAAGLAIHAWLPAATPPRAPGAAASRPWRHVTRPPLLASFALGACVLASQVATFTFVGLRLAGSPFRFTTLGIGAIYAVFLVAVVVTPLAGRMAGRRGPRELALGAAGLAVIGALLTLSDQIVVILIGLALGSTAVFVEQACANAFISQAAPAARSTAIGLYLSCYYLGGSLGSLLPIPGWHRWGWAGCVAFVVATQLLVAALAARFWRVPRTADAGAPAAIAPAGKAR from the coding sequence ATGAGCGACAAGCGCGACAAGACGACGATTCGCGCCGCGTTTTTCCTGTGCGGCTTCGCGGCCTTCCTGAATCTCTATTCGACGCAGGGCATCCTGCGCGAGCTGGCGGCGGCCTTCGCCGTGAGCGCCGAACGGGCCGGCCAGGGCGTGAGCGCGACCACGCTGGCCGTCGCCATTATCGCTCCGTTCGCCGGCACGCTGAGCGCGCGCTTCGCGCGCCGCCGCGTGATCGCCTGGGCCGCGATCGCGGTCGCGCTGCCGGCGCTCGGCTGCGCGCACGCGGGCGGCTTCGGCGCGTTCCTGGCCGCGCGCTTCGCGGCCGGCGCGCTGGTGCCGTTCATCTTCGCGATCTCGATCGCCTACCTCGGCGAGCTGTTCAGCGCCGCCACGGCCACCGAGATCGGCGCGCTGTTCGTGGCCGGCACCACGCTCGGCGGCTTCGCCGGCCGCTTCGTCACGAATTCGCTGACCGGGCTGCTGGGCTGGCGCCACGCGCTCGACGTGGTCGCGCCGCTGTGCCTCGCCGCCGGCCTCGCGATCCACGCCTGGCTGCCCGCCGCCACGCCGCCGCGCGCGCCCGGCGCCGCCGCGTCGCGCCCATGGCGGCACGTCACGCGGCCCCCGCTGCTCGCGTCGTTCGCGCTCGGCGCCTGCGTGCTGGCCTCGCAGGTCGCCACCTTCACGTTCGTCGGGCTGCGCCTCGCCGGCTCGCCGTTCCGCTTCACGACCCTCGGGATCGGCGCGATCTACGCGGTGTTCCTGGTGGCGGTGGTGGTCACGCCGCTCGCGGGACGCATGGCGGGCCGCCGCGGGCCGCGCGAACTCGCGCTCGGCGCCGCCGGGCTCGCCGTCATCGGCGCGCTGCTGACGCTGTCAGACCAGATCGTCGTGATCCTGATCGGGCTCGCGCTCGGCTCCACCGCCGTGTTCGTCGAGCAGGCCTGCGCCAACGCGTTCATCTCGCAGGCCGCGCCGGCCGCCCGCTCCACCGCGATCGGCCTCTACCTGTCGTGCTACTACCTCGGCGGCAGCCTCGGCTCGCTGCTGCCGATACCGGGCTGGCACCGCTGGGGCTGGGCCGGCTGCGTCGCGTTCGTGGTCGCGACGCAGCTGCTCGTGGCCGCGCTGGCGGCGCGGTTCTGGCGCGTGCCGCGAACCGCTGATGCCGGCGCGCCGGCGGCCATCGCGCCTGCCGGCAAGGCGCGATGA
- a CDS encoding carbohydrate porin: MKTLARHFQSALPPCRFSASPAALRRMAVSAALASACAGMQATACAQNAAGAATTPPPADGSPPADGLWQRATLFGDLGGLRGALDKHGITFTLQETSEYLTNFSGGTRRIGAYDGMTQATLAVDTSKLFGLAGGTLNVSALQIHGTSLTSRALSALQNASGTEAEAGTRLWELWYGQSIAGGAADIRVGQQSVDQEFMVSQTASTFVNATFGWPVLPSVDLPGGGPAYPLSALGVRVKAQPTNALTLLAGVFDGYPGGVGQADMQRANPHGTNFNLHDGALWIGELQYALNAPQPGTPDAQPGGLPGTYKLGVWYLSGAFADPHTDTSGASLAAPDSNGIARTHRGNYGAYAIADQMVWRSAANPSRSLGVFARVMGAPDDRNPINFSAQAGVSLKAPFAGRDNDTAGIALGYTNATLNVDGATSDLARPRRVNETVIEATYQYQVAPWWTLQGDLQYIVRPGGGYDAPAGGTVRPIGNEFVAGLRTVVNF, translated from the coding sequence ATGAAAACACTCGCCCGTCATTTTCAGTCCGCGCTCCCGCCATGCCGGTTCTCGGCATCACCGGCCGCGCTGCGCCGCATGGCCGTATCGGCCGCGCTCGCGTCGGCCTGCGCCGGCATGCAGGCCACCGCCTGCGCGCAGAACGCCGCCGGCGCCGCCACCACCCCGCCCCCGGCCGACGGCAGCCCGCCCGCCGACGGGCTGTGGCAGCGCGCGACGCTGTTCGGCGACCTCGGCGGCCTGCGCGGCGCGCTCGACAAGCACGGCATCACGTTCACGCTGCAGGAGACCAGCGAGTACCTGACCAACTTCAGCGGCGGCACACGCCGGATCGGCGCCTACGACGGCATGACCCAGGCCACGCTCGCCGTCGACACCAGCAAGCTGTTCGGGCTGGCCGGCGGCACCCTCAACGTCAGCGCGCTGCAGATCCACGGCACCAGCCTGACCTCGCGCGCGCTGTCGGCGCTGCAGAACGCGAGCGGCACCGAGGCGGAAGCGGGCACGCGGCTGTGGGAGCTCTGGTACGGGCAGTCGATCGCCGGCGGCGCGGCCGACATCCGCGTCGGGCAGCAGAGCGTCGACCAGGAGTTCATGGTCAGCCAGACCGCCAGCACCTTCGTCAACGCGACGTTCGGCTGGCCGGTCCTGCCGTCGGTCGACCTGCCGGGCGGCGGCCCGGCCTATCCGCTGTCGGCGCTCGGCGTGCGCGTGAAGGCGCAGCCGACCAACGCGCTGACGCTGCTGGCCGGCGTGTTCGACGGCTATCCCGGCGGCGTCGGGCAGGCCGACATGCAACGCGCCAACCCGCATGGCACGAACTTCAACCTGCACGACGGCGCGCTCTGGATCGGCGAGCTGCAATACGCGCTCAATGCCCCGCAGCCGGGCACGCCCGACGCGCAGCCCGGCGGCCTGCCGGGCACCTACAAGCTCGGCGTCTGGTACCTGTCGGGCGCATTCGCCGATCCGCACACCGACACCAGCGGCGCCTCGCTCGCGGCGCCGGACTCGAACGGCATCGCCCGCACGCATCGCGGCAACTACGGCGCCTACGCGATCGCCGACCAGATGGTGTGGCGCTCCGCGGCCAACCCGTCGCGCTCGCTCGGCGTGTTCGCGCGCGTGATGGGCGCGCCCGACGACCGCAACCCGATCAACTTCTCCGCGCAGGCCGGCGTCTCGCTGAAGGCGCCGTTCGCGGGACGCGACAACGACACGGCCGGCATCGCGCTCGGCTACACCAACGCGACGCTGAACGTGGACGGCGCGACGAGCGATCTCGCGCGGCCGCGCCGCGTCAACGAAACCGTCATCGAGGCGACCTACCAGTATCAGGTGGCGCCGTGGTGGACGCTGCAGGGCGACCTGCAGTACATCGTGCGGCCGGGCGGCGGCTACGACGCGCCGGCCGGCGGCACGGTCAGGCCGATCGGCAACGAGTTCGTGGCCGGCCTGCGCACCGTGGTGAACTTCTGA
- a CDS encoding NRAMP family divalent metal transporter produces MSTSTQLPPSSSGPAVLDDAHIGDIRGALGTIDVHDTAPRKTWAARLRTLLAILGPGLIVMVGDNDAGAFGTYTQAGQNYGTTLLWTLLLLIPVLYVNQEMVARLGAVTGVGHARLIFARFGRFWGAFSAIDLFVLNALTIVTEFIGVTFALHYFGLPKVPGVIGAAVITIAAVCTGSFRRFERFALVLVAGSLLLIPVLHAVHPPASQLLHDFLVPGWPRHAKLADVMLLVIGIVGTTVAPWQLFFQQSYVVDKRITPAFSRYEKLDLWLGIGLVMIGAVAMIGFSAAMYAGKPEFGNFTDAGAVLAALDRYVGSYPATVFAIALLDACVIGAAAVSLATAYAVGDVLGVRHSLHRPVAQAKWFYLAYAGLIALAAAVTLVSSDAFLGFLTNAVQALAGVLLPSATVFLLLLCNDRAVLGPWCNGRVLNLCTGAIVWVLVMLSIVLTAATVFPDIEGTTIVAILVGGSGLGVIGFAALRLFGRRRVPLPFADADRWSDAERRQWRMPPLHRLPAPSLSAQSRLWMGVLRGYLVIAVAMIGYEIVRSALA; encoded by the coding sequence ATGTCGACTTCCACCCAACTTCCACCGTCGTCGTCCGGCCCGGCCGTGCTCGACGACGCCCACATCGGCGACATCCGCGGCGCGCTCGGCACGATCGACGTGCATGACACGGCACCGCGCAAGACCTGGGCGGCGCGCCTGCGCACGCTGCTCGCGATTCTCGGGCCGGGCCTGATCGTGATGGTCGGCGACAACGATGCCGGCGCGTTCGGCACCTACACGCAGGCCGGGCAGAACTACGGCACCACGCTGCTCTGGACGCTGCTGCTGCTGATCCCGGTGCTCTACGTGAACCAGGAGATGGTGGCGCGGCTCGGCGCCGTCACGGGCGTGGGCCATGCGCGGCTGATCTTCGCGCGCTTCGGGCGGTTCTGGGGCGCCTTCAGCGCGATCGACCTGTTCGTGCTCAACGCGCTGACGATCGTCACCGAATTCATCGGCGTCACCTTTGCGCTGCACTATTTCGGATTGCCAAAGGTGCCGGGCGTGATCGGCGCGGCCGTCATCACCATCGCGGCGGTCTGCACCGGCAGCTTCCGGCGTTTCGAGCGCTTCGCGCTGGTGCTGGTGGCGGGCAGCCTGCTGCTGATCCCGGTGCTGCACGCCGTGCATCCGCCCGCCTCGCAGCTCCTCCACGATTTCCTGGTTCCGGGCTGGCCGCGGCACGCGAAGCTGGCCGACGTGATGCTGCTCGTGATCGGCATCGTCGGCACCACGGTGGCGCCGTGGCAGCTGTTCTTCCAGCAGAGCTACGTGGTGGACAAGCGAATCACGCCGGCCTTCAGCCGCTACGAGAAGCTCGATCTCTGGCTCGGCATCGGCCTCGTGATGATCGGCGCGGTGGCGATGATCGGCTTCAGCGCGGCGATGTACGCGGGCAAGCCCGAGTTCGGCAACTTCACCGACGCGGGCGCGGTGCTGGCGGCGCTCGACCGCTACGTCGGCAGCTATCCGGCCACGGTGTTCGCGATCGCGCTGCTCGACGCCTGCGTGATCGGCGCGGCGGCGGTCTCGCTCGCCACCGCCTACGCGGTCGGCGACGTGCTCGGCGTGCGCCATTCGCTGCATCGTCCGGTGGCGCAGGCGAAGTGGTTCTACCTCGCCTACGCGGGGCTGATCGCGCTCGCGGCGGCCGTCACGCTGGTGTCGAGCGATGCGTTCCTCGGCTTTCTCACCAACGCCGTGCAGGCACTGGCGGGCGTGCTGCTGCCGAGCGCGACGGTGTTCCTGCTGCTGCTCTGCAACGATCGCGCCGTGCTCGGGCCGTGGTGCAACGGGCGCGTGCTGAACCTGTGCACCGGCGCGATCGTCTGGGTGCTCGTAATGCTGTCGATCGTGCTGACCGCGGCCACGGTGTTCCCCGACATCGAAGGCACGACGATCGTGGCGATTCTGGTCGGCGGCAGCGGGCTCGGTGTGATCGGCTTCGCCGCGCTGCGTCTGTTCGGGCGCCGTCGCGTGCCGCTGCCGTTTGCCGATGCGGACCGCTGGAGCGATGCCGAGCGGCGCCAGTGGCGGATGCCGCCGCTGCATCGGCTGCCGGCGCCGTCGCTGTCGGCGCAAAGCCGGCTCTGGATGGGCGTGCTGCGCGGCTACCTGGTGATCGCCGTGGCGATGATCGGCTACGAGATCGTGCGCTCGGCGCTGGCCTGA
- the katG gene encoding catalase/peroxidase HPI, which translates to MSTETKCPFNHTAGGGTSNRDWWPNQINLKILHQHSSLSDPMDEGFNYADAFNSLDLNAVKQDLRALMTVSQSWWPADFGHYGPFFIRMAWHSAGTYRTADGRGGAGGGQQRFAPLNSWPDNVSLDKARRLIWPVKQKYGRKISWADLIVLTGNVALESMGFKTFGFAGGREDTWEPDEDIYWGNETTWLGDKRYTGDRDLENPLAAVQMGLIYVNPEGPNGNPDPLASARDIRETFARMAMNDEETVALIAGGHTFGKTHGAGDASHVGPEPEAAPLEQMGLGWKSSYGSGAGADAISSGLEVIWTSTPTKWSNNFFWNLFGYDWELTKSPAGAHQWQPKGGAGANSVPDPFDKEKRRAPSMLTSDIALRADPAYEKISRRFFENPDEFADAFARAWFKLTHRDMGPVSRYLGPEVPGEQLLWQDPLPAREHALVDDEDVTALKAKVLASGLSVSELVSTAWASASTFRGSDKRGGANGARIRLAPQKDWEANQPAQLAKVLDVLARIQGDFNGAAAGGKQVSLADLIVIAGNAGVEQAAKTAGFVITVPFTAGRVDATAEQTDVESFAVLEPVADGFRNYLKGKFTIPAEKLLVDKAQLLTLTAPEMTVLLGGLRVIGANVGGAKHGVLTDRPEALTNDFFHNLLDMGTEWKPVSDANDEYEGRDRETGAVRWTGTRVDLVFGSHAQLRAIAEVYASEDSQQKFVRDFVAAWTKVMNLDRYDVKK; encoded by the coding sequence ATGTCGACTGAGACGAAGTGCCCGTTCAACCACACGGCCGGTGGCGGCACGTCGAACCGCGACTGGTGGCCAAACCAGATCAACCTGAAGATCCTGCATCAGCATTCCTCCCTGTCCGATCCGATGGACGAGGGCTTCAACTATGCCGACGCCTTCAACAGCCTCGACCTCAACGCCGTGAAACAGGACCTGCGCGCGCTGATGACCGTGTCGCAGAGCTGGTGGCCGGCCGATTTCGGCCATTACGGCCCGTTCTTCATCCGCATGGCCTGGCACAGCGCCGGCACCTACCGCACCGCCGACGGTCGCGGCGGCGCGGGCGGCGGCCAGCAGCGTTTCGCCCCGCTCAACAGCTGGCCCGACAACGTGAGCCTCGACAAGGCACGCCGGCTGATCTGGCCGGTCAAGCAAAAGTACGGCCGCAAGATCTCGTGGGCCGACCTGATCGTGCTGACCGGCAACGTCGCGCTCGAATCGATGGGCTTCAAGACCTTCGGCTTCGCGGGCGGCCGTGAAGACACCTGGGAACCGGACGAGGATATCTACTGGGGCAACGAGACGACCTGGCTCGGCGACAAGCGCTATACCGGCGACCGCGATCTCGAGAATCCGCTCGCGGCCGTGCAGATGGGCCTCATCTACGTGAACCCCGAAGGCCCGAACGGCAACCCGGATCCGCTCGCCTCGGCGCGCGACATCCGCGAGACCTTCGCGCGCATGGCGATGAACGACGAGGAAACGGTCGCGCTGATCGCGGGCGGCCACACCTTCGGCAAGACCCACGGCGCGGGCGACGCCTCGCACGTCGGGCCGGAGCCGGAAGCCGCGCCGCTCGAACAGATGGGCCTCGGCTGGAAGAGCAGCTACGGCAGCGGCGCGGGCGCCGATGCGATCTCGAGCGGCCTGGAAGTGATCTGGACGTCCACGCCGACCAAGTGGAGCAACAACTTCTTCTGGAACCTGTTCGGCTACGACTGGGAGCTGACCAAGAGCCCGGCCGGCGCCCACCAGTGGCAGCCGAAGGGCGGCGCTGGCGCGAACAGCGTGCCGGACCCGTTCGACAAGGAGAAGCGCCGCGCGCCGTCGATGCTGACTTCCGACATCGCGCTGCGTGCCGACCCGGCCTATGAAAAGATCTCGCGCCGCTTCTTCGAGAACCCGGACGAGTTCGCCGACGCGTTCGCACGCGCCTGGTTCAAGCTGACCCACCGCGACATGGGGCCGGTGTCGCGCTATCTCGGGCCGGAAGTGCCGGGCGAGCAGCTGCTGTGGCAGGACCCGCTGCCCGCGCGCGAGCATGCGCTCGTCGACGACGAGGACGTGACCGCGCTGAAGGCGAAGGTGCTGGCCTCGGGCCTGTCGGTGTCGGAGCTGGTGTCCACCGCCTGGGCCTCGGCCTCCACGTTCCGCGGCTCGGACAAGCGCGGCGGCGCCAATGGCGCGCGCATCCGCCTCGCGCCGCAGAAGGACTGGGAAGCGAACCAGCCGGCGCAGCTCGCCAAGGTGCTCGACGTGCTCGCGAGGATCCAGGGCGACTTCAACGGCGCGGCCGCGGGCGGCAAGCAGGTGTCGCTGGCCGACCTGATCGTGATCGCCGGCAACGCGGGCGTCGAGCAGGCGGCGAAGACGGCCGGCTTCGTCATCACGGTGCCGTTCACGGCAGGCCGCGTCGATGCGACGGCCGAGCAGACCGACGTGGAATCGTTCGCGGTGCTGGAGCCGGTGGCCGACGGCTTCCGCAACTACCTGAAGGGCAAGTTCACGATCCCGGCCGAGAAGCTGCTGGTCGACAAGGCCCAGCTGCTGACGCTGACGGCGCCGGAAATGACGGTGCTGCTGGGCGGGCTGCGCGTGATCGGCGCGAACGTGGGCGGCGCGAAGCACGGCGTGCTGACCGATCGTCCCGAAGCGCTGACCAACGACTTCTTCCACAACCTGCTCGACATGGGCACGGAATGGAAGCCGGTGTCGGACGCGAACGACGAGTACGAAGGCCGCGACCGCGAGACGGGCGCCGTGCGCTGGACCGGCACGCGCGTCGACCTGGTGTTCGGCTCGCACGCGCAGCTGCGTGCGATCGCCGAGGTCTACGCGAGCGAGGATTCGCAGCAGAAGTTCGTGCGCGACTTCGTGGCGGCCTGGACCAAGGTGATGAACCTCGATCGCTACGACGTGAAGAAGTGA